The following are encoded in a window of Clostridium thermarum genomic DNA:
- a CDS encoding DUF434 domain-containing protein, protein MGEESRFIARRGFAEDDVRWFSPEAVTILKNVQTDIPWLMDRGYKQSSVIELVGGHYQLSARQRNALQRATSSTLECKIRKEKLLSMDKLHDYCIYIDGFNLIMIWIKYAYGN, encoded by the coding sequence ATGGGAGAAGAAAGTAGATTCATTGCTAGACGAGGTTTTGCTGAAGATGACGTAAGGTGGTTTTCGCCAGAGGCAGTTACAATACTAAAAAATGTTCAAACAGATATACCATGGCTAATGGATAGGGGATATAAGCAGTCATCGGTAATTGAACTTGTAGGAGGGCATTATCAACTCTCTGCCAGACAAAGAAATGCTTTGCAGCGAGCCACTTCTTCTACCTTGGAATGTAAAATTAGAAAAGAAAAGCTGCTTTCAATGGACAAGTTACATGATTACTGCATTTATATAGATGGGTTTAACCTCATAATGATCTGGATTAAATATGCTTATGGTAACTAA
- a CDS encoding DUF2179 domain-containing protein codes for MLTYLLIFISKILEVSLGTIRTVLLTRGVKLWAAIIGFFEVLIWLLVVGNVLDGIKEDPFRMFMYALGFASGNYIGSTIEEKLAIGIVTINITVQEKDSAKLLEMLRGAGLGVTTLEAGGINDDKMILITHTKRKRKNEIIKMIRKSGIDAMISISDTSSVYGGYGIKK; via the coding sequence ATGTTGACTTATTTATTGATATTTATCTCCAAAATATTAGAAGTGTCCCTTGGGACAATAAGAACAGTGCTGCTGACAAGGGGAGTAAAACTATGGGCTGCCATCATAGGTTTCTTCGAAGTGCTTATCTGGCTATTGGTAGTAGGTAATGTTTTGGATGGTATTAAGGAAGATCCCTTTAGGATGTTTATGTATGCACTTGGCTTTGCCAGTGGAAATTATATAGGCTCAACTATAGAGGAAAAGTTAGCCATTGGTATTGTTACAATAAACATTACCGTGCAGGAAAAAGACTCTGCTAAATTGCTTGAAATGCTGAGAGGCGCAGGTTTAGGTGTTACAACATTAGAAGCAGGTGGCATTAATGATGACAAGATGATCTTAATCACTCATACTAAAAGGAAAAGAAAAAACGAAATAATAAAAATGATTAGGAAAAGTGGTATTGACGCAATGATATCAATCAGTGATACTAGCTCCGTATATGGTGGATATGGCATAAAAAAATAA
- a CDS encoding DUF3006 domain-containing protein, with translation MFVVIDRFEGNYAVCEKEDRTIIDISRDKLPPEAKVGDVLIITEDVIVIDIERTKEKKREIEELTKDLWA, from the coding sequence ATGTTTGTTGTTATTGATAGGTTTGAAGGCAACTATGCTGTCTGTGAGAAGGAAGACAGAACCATAATAGACATAAGTAGAGATAAGCTTCCACCAGAGGCTAAGGTTGGAGATGTACTTATAATAACAGAGGACGTAATAGTTATCGATATTGAGAGAACAAAAGAGAAAAAGAGAGAAATAGAAGAGTTAACCAAGGATCTATGGGCTTAA
- a CDS encoding transposase: MYQRQEIFNIIELFTSQKLINFYTKIFDNLDLSSLPDRVPSKYGPTGFSRHALFRAFIVMKCEKFAQITDLKDFLENNLIIAQLCGFNIFKPLPSYSVFQRFIKNLSNSYLKEVMKHQVNILKELGFIDNNFISVDATPVKANTKFNNPKCFANNKFSKNNHPSSDKDCKLGVHTANNSMNVQVFEDKPNNSKKKCEFYWGYKNHVICDAISGLPIAEFTTTADVNEISNFTEILSDTNEWFPLKGSYIIADKGYDSKQNHDFIRNTLKGHAFIALNKRGSKPKNLTSTGNVICDAGLAMHKDGKQYFDSYIKQKFCCPFRTSKDDSLCPCKHEKFFNGKKNRGCVKYISIGTDYRSSINRDSIFFKKYTALELSLKDTILGGRI; the protein is encoded by the coding sequence ATGTACCAACGTCAAGAAATCTTTAACATAATTGAACTTTTTACTTCTCAAAAGCTTATCAATTTTTATACAAAAATCTTCGATAATCTTGATTTATCTTCATTACCCGATAGGGTACCTTCAAAATATGGTCCTACTGGGTTTTCACGTCATGCTCTTTTTAGAGCTTTCATTGTCATGAAATGTGAAAAATTTGCCCAAATTACTGACCTTAAAGATTTTCTAGAAAATAATCTAATAATTGCTCAGCTTTGCGGTTTCAATATTTTTAAACCTTTACCTTCATACTCGGTTTTTCAGAGATTTATAAAAAATTTATCTAATTCTTATCTTAAAGAAGTCATGAAACACCAAGTTAATATTCTTAAAGAACTTGGTTTTATTGACAACAACTTTATATCAGTTGATGCCACTCCTGTTAAGGCTAATACTAAATTTAATAATCCTAAATGCTTCGCAAATAACAAATTTTCTAAAAATAATCATCCTTCTTCTGATAAAGATTGTAAATTAGGTGTTCATACTGCTAATAACTCTATGAATGTTCAAGTTTTCGAAGATAAACCCAATAATTCAAAGAAAAAATGTGAATTTTACTGGGGATATAAAAATCATGTTATTTGTGATGCTATCTCCGGTCTCCCAATTGCTGAATTTACTACAACCGCTGATGTTAATGAAATTTCTAACTTTACAGAAATACTTTCTGATACCAATGAGTGGTTTCCACTAAAAGGTAGTTATATTATTGCTGATAAAGGTTATGACTCAAAGCAAAATCATGATTTTATTCGTAATACCCTTAAAGGCCATGCCTTCATTGCATTAAATAAACGTGGGTCAAAACCTAAAAACTTAACATCAACAGGCAATGTAATATGCGATGCCGGATTAGCAATGCATAAAGATGGCAAACAATATTTTGATTCATATATTAAACAAAAGTTTTGCTGTCCGTTTAGGACTTCTAAAGATGATTCTTTATGTCCATGTAAACACGAAAAATTCTTTAATGGTAAGAAGAACAGAGGTTGTGTAAAATACATAAGCATCGGAACTGACTATAGATCCTCTATAAATCGTGATTCTATATTTTTTAAAAAATATACAGCCTTAGAACTGAGTCTGAAAGATACAATTCTAGGTGGAAGAATCTAA
- the mltG gene encoding endolytic transglycosylase MltG: protein MKKKIFFILVPFLILILGICAFVYLFNARYGKTINSGEEYFIIKSDLSFDKGVEQLAKRSIIRSEKAIDLYARFLKLKSNFKAGNYIIKGKSTIEDLLLKLQSGISDFKIITIPEGYSLYKIGEILENYGIISKNELLNASLSDINPTDLILEQPDVIYDLEGYLFPDTYYIPIDADKNKIISIMYENFLRVFSEEYRERAKELGLTVNQVITVASLIEKEAANDAERAKIAGVIYNRLKINMPLQIDAAVIYANTFGERSLNPITKAHLKADSKYNTYVYKDLPPGPIASPGKPSIHAALYPETHDYLYYVAGPDGHVFSKTYEEHLKNINKYLK from the coding sequence TTGAAAAAGAAAATATTTTTTATTCTTGTACCATTCTTGATACTTATTCTAGGAATCTGTGCTTTTGTATACCTTTTTAATGCTAGATATGGGAAAACAATCAATAGCGGAGAGGAATACTTCATTATTAAAAGCGATTTATCCTTTGACAAGGGTGTTGAACAATTGGCTAAAAGGTCAATTATACGTTCTGAAAAGGCAATAGACTTATATGCAAGGTTTTTAAAATTGAAATCTAACTTCAAAGCAGGAAACTATATTATTAAAGGAAAATCAACCATTGAGGACCTACTTTTAAAGCTGCAAAGCGGTATTTCTGATTTTAAAATAATTACTATACCGGAGGGGTATTCCTTATACAAAATAGGTGAAATTTTGGAAAATTATGGTATTATATCAAAAAATGAACTACTTAATGCTAGCTTGTCGGATATAAATCCAACGGACTTAATTTTGGAACAGCCGGATGTAATATATGATTTAGAGGGTTATTTATTTCCGGATACTTATTACATACCTATAGATGCAGACAAAAATAAAATAATAAGTATAATGTACGAAAATTTCCTAAGAGTTTTCTCAGAGGAATACCGTGAAAGAGCCAAGGAGCTTGGTTTAACCGTTAATCAGGTTATAACTGTGGCTTCACTAATTGAAAAAGAAGCAGCAAACGATGCAGAAAGAGCAAAAATTGCTGGTGTTATATATAACAGATTGAAAATTAACATGCCACTGCAAATAGATGCTGCAGTTATCTATGCTAATACTTTTGGCGAGAGATCCCTTAATCCAATAACTAAAGCACACCTAAAAGCAGATTCAAAGTACAATACCTATGTATATAAGGATTTACCCCCTGGTCCTATAGCTTCACCAGGAAAGCCGTCAATTCACGCTGCATTATATCCTGAGACCCATGATTATCTTTACTATGTGGCAGGACCTGATGGCCATGTATTCAGTAAAACCTATGAAGAGCATTTGAAAAACATCAATAAGTATTTAAAATAG
- the recQ gene encoding DNA helicase RecQ has protein sequence MLEQCNILLKKYFGFDEFRKGQEAAVNSVLNKKDAFVIMPTGGGKSLCYQIPALVQEGITLVISPLIALMKDQVDSLNSVGIPSTFINSTLSSNEIDERLYQAYLGEYRLLYVSPERLESHGFCSRLLGMHVSMIAVDEAHCVSQWGHDFRLSYRQIPDFINKLPQRPVVMALTATATEQVKEDIINLLGLNNPELVITGFDRKNLKFAVVNGVEKKDYIKKYVNENKGSAGIIYAATRKETESIYKLLAHEGVRVGMYHAGLRDEERSRIQEAFIYDDIDIMVATNAFGMGIDKSNVRYVIHHNMPKNMEAYYQEAGRAGRDGEDSECILLFSPGDVQTQKYFIDEADIPQERKALEYQKLQRMVDYCHVSTCLRKFILEYFGERVEEENCGNCSVCCDDRELQDITIEAQKIISCVYRAKERFGKTIIIDVLKGSKNKKIFENKLDQISTYGIMASSDRDFINLITNKLCADGYLRVTEEHYPVLKLTQKSIDVLKNNEKIYMKVEKVKSHVNVDNELFNLLKNLRKDISTKVGLPPYIILHDSTLKEIASKLPESTEALKKIKGFGEKKVDLYGEKVVDLVLNYMAEKGITSKSDSETTSINEKKSRGQTKEEKIKSYMVTYNLYTQGLSLKEIAEERGLSIATVEGHIFQCFEEGLKINLDDLIPKEFEDLILNVIKEFGKVEKLKPIKEALPEEVGYTSIKAVLYKYKYAG, from the coding sequence ATGCTGGAACAATGTAATATACTACTAAAGAAATATTTCGGGTTTGACGAATTTAGAAAGGGGCAGGAAGCAGCGGTAAATAGTGTTTTAAACAAAAAAGACGCCTTTGTTATAATGCCTACTGGTGGGGGTAAGTCCCTATGTTATCAAATTCCTGCTCTTGTCCAAGAGGGAATAACCTTAGTTATCTCTCCACTGATAGCTTTAATGAAGGATCAGGTAGATTCTCTTAATAGTGTTGGTATTCCGTCAACTTTTATAAATAGTACTTTAAGCAGCAATGAAATTGATGAAAGACTTTATCAAGCTTATTTAGGAGAATACAGACTCTTATATGTTTCTCCAGAAAGGCTTGAATCACATGGCTTTTGCAGCCGATTATTGGGTATGCACGTTTCAATGATTGCTGTTGATGAGGCCCACTGTGTGTCACAGTGGGGACATGACTTTCGACTGAGCTATAGGCAAATACCGGATTTTATAAATAAACTGCCCCAAAGACCAGTGGTAATGGCCCTTACAGCCACTGCCACAGAACAAGTTAAGGAGGATATAATCAATTTACTGGGATTAAACAATCCTGAACTTGTAATAACAGGGTTTGATAGAAAAAATCTCAAGTTTGCTGTGGTAAATGGAGTAGAAAAGAAGGACTATATAAAGAAGTATGTAAATGAGAACAAGGGAAGCGCTGGAATAATATATGCCGCAACCAGAAAAGAAACAGAATCCATCTATAAATTGCTTGCCCATGAGGGTGTTAGGGTAGGGATGTATCATGCAGGACTTAGAGATGAAGAAAGAAGCAGGATCCAAGAAGCTTTTATTTATGATGACATAGATATAATGGTTGCTACTAATGCATTTGGTATGGGCATAGATAAGAGCAATGTCAGGTATGTGATTCATCACAATATGCCCAAGAATATGGAAGCATATTACCAGGAAGCAGGCCGTGCCGGTAGAGATGGTGAAGACAGTGAGTGTATTTTGCTGTTTAGCCCAGGTGATGTTCAAACACAGAAGTATTTTATTGATGAAGCTGATATTCCCCAAGAGAGAAAGGCTTTAGAATATCAGAAATTACAACGTATGGTTGATTATTGTCACGTTTCCACTTGTCTTAGGAAGTTTATTCTTGAGTACTTCGGAGAAAGGGTGGAGGAGGAAAACTGCGGTAATTGCAGCGTATGCTGCGACGACAGAGAACTGCAAGATATAACTATTGAAGCCCAGAAAATTATCTCCTGCGTATACAGAGCAAAAGAAAGATTTGGCAAAACTATAATTATTGATGTACTGAAGGGTTCAAAAAATAAGAAGATCTTTGAAAATAAACTGGATCAAATTTCTACCTATGGCATAATGGCCTCATCTGATAGAGACTTTATCAATCTCATTACAAATAAATTATGTGCTGATGGTTACCTCAGGGTTACTGAGGAACACTACCCTGTGTTAAAGCTTACTCAAAAGTCTATAGATGTGCTGAAAAATAATGAAAAAATATATATGAAGGTGGAGAAAGTTAAGAGCCATGTAAATGTAGACAATGAACTTTTCAATTTGCTGAAGAACTTAAGAAAAGATATTTCTACAAAGGTTGGGCTGCCGCCATATATCATTTTACATGACAGTACCCTAAAGGAAATTGCAAGTAAGCTGCCGGAGAGTACAGAAGCCTTGAAAAAGATAAAGGGCTTTGGCGAAAAGAAAGTAGACTTATATGGTGAAAAAGTAGTGGATTTAGTATTAAATTATATGGCAGAAAAGGGGATAACTTCTAAGAGTGACTCTGAGACAACAAGCATAAATGAAAAGAAAAGCAGAGGTCAAACGAAGGAAGAAAAAATCAAAAGTTATATGGTTACTTATAATTTATACACACAAGGACTGTCTCTAAAAGAGATTGCTGAGGAAAGAGGCCTGTCTATTGCTACAGTTGAGGGGCACATATTTCAATGCTTTGAAGAAGGGCTTAAGATAAATTTAGATGATTTAATACCTAAAGAATTTGAAGATTTAATTCTCAATGTTATTAAAGAGTTTGGCAAGGTAGAGAAGCTTAAACCCATAAAAGAAGCTTTACCAGAGGAAGTGGGATATACTTCCATTAAGGCTGTATTATATAAATACAAGTATGCAGGTTGA
- a CDS encoding UPF0158 family protein encodes MNKLRVDLDLLLESFTFEKEGVCKEYLDTLTGEVINIPMEVAEAVENYADEEELEEWQRILMEDAQAIYDDKDGRYLSIPTIQDEFSNKLIADFVNNLINEEQLKEKFIKILKGKNSVSAFRSELYNYPNLSDLWHDFEEQRLKDNIVQWLKAFDIEVI; translated from the coding sequence ATGAACAAATTAAGAGTAGATTTAGATTTATTACTTGAAAGCTTCACCTTTGAAAAAGAAGGGGTATGCAAGGAATACTTGGATACATTAACAGGAGAAGTTATCAACATACCTATGGAAGTAGCTGAGGCGGTGGAAAACTATGCTGATGAGGAGGAACTGGAGGAATGGCAGAGGATTTTAATGGAAGACGCTCAAGCTATATATGATGATAAAGATGGCAGATATTTAAGTATACCTACCATACAAGATGAGTTCAGTAATAAGTTAATTGCTGATTTTGTTAACAACTTAATCAATGAAGAGCAGCTAAAGGAGAAATTTATAAAGATCTTGAAGGGCAAAAACTCAGTGTCAGCTTTTAGAAGTGAACTATATAATTACCCCAATCTGTCGGACCTTTGGCATGATTTTGAAGAGCAAAGACTAAAAGATAATATAGTTCAATGGCTTAAGGCTTTCGATATTGAGGTGATTTAA
- a CDS encoding DNA polymerase IV, with product MDKVIMHVDMDAFFAAVEVLDNPALRGKPVIVGGTSERGVVATCSYEARAYGVRSAMPIYMAKANCPHGVFLPTRYWRYKEISNKIFDIFYQVTDLVEGLSIDEAYLDITALYKNPIDVAVYIKNKVKRETGLTISVGISYNKFLAKLASDWNKPDGLKIITKDMIPKILYPLSVDKVYGLGKKSTKKLNDIGIFTIEDLYKLPRDLMIEFFGKFGSEIYDRIRGIDRREVTISRERKSIGKETTLLVDTDNKLELMEYLKIFSRAISNLLKNKNMSGNNITVKIKTSSFVSHTRSRTLQQYINDENDIFREAASILEDMKFEEKIRLIGLSVSNLKENKIEQLTLWR from the coding sequence ATGGATAAGGTTATTATGCATGTGGATATGGATGCCTTTTTTGCGGCAGTTGAAGTCCTTGATAATCCGGCTTTAAGAGGTAAACCCGTCATAGTTGGCGGCACTTCGGAGCGTGGAGTAGTTGCAACCTGCTCCTACGAGGCCAGAGCTTATGGAGTGAGAAGTGCTATGCCAATCTACATGGCAAAGGCAAATTGCCCACATGGAGTTTTTCTTCCCACCAGATACTGGAGATACAAAGAGATATCTAATAAGATCTTCGATATTTTTTATCAAGTTACTGATCTGGTAGAGGGGTTAAGCATTGATGAGGCATATTTGGATATCACAGCCTTATACAAAAATCCAATTGATGTTGCAGTGTATATAAAAAACAAAGTAAAAAGAGAAACAGGATTAACTATTTCAGTTGGTATTTCATATAATAAATTCCTGGCAAAACTTGCATCTGATTGGAATAAGCCCGATGGCCTCAAAATAATTACTAAGGATATGATTCCTAAAATACTTTATCCTTTGTCTGTGGATAAGGTATATGGCTTGGGAAAGAAATCCACCAAGAAGTTAAATGACATAGGAATTTTTACGATTGAGGACCTCTATAAGTTACCGAGAGATTTAATGATAGAGTTTTTTGGCAAATTTGGAAGCGAGATTTATGACAGAATAAGAGGCATTGATAGAAGGGAAGTTACTATCAGTAGAGAGAGAAAGTCTATAGGTAAAGAAACTACCTTGCTGGTTGATACAGACAATAAGCTTGAATTAATGGAATACCTAAAAATTTTTTCAAGGGCAATTTCAAATTTATTAAAGAATAAGAATATGAGTGGCAATAATATTACTGTCAAGATCAAAACCTCCTCATTTGTAAGCCACACACGGAGCAGAACTCTTCAACAATATATAAATGATGAGAATGACATTTTTAGAGAAGCCGCTTCAATTTTGGAAGATATGAAATTTGAAGAAAAGATAAGATTAATTGGACTATCTGTTTCAAACTTGAAAGAAAATAAAATAGAACAACTTACTCTTTGGAGGTAA
- the rocF gene encoding arginase, with amino-acid sequence MALNIIGMPINHGTGKLGSNLGPQKFRELNILDTLKDMGYDVCDLGDIEVAEVCDEDIHRCDEKLKFYDVVIDANTKLAFRVYESISKGNFPLILGGDHSLGLGSIAGVSKHIKNIGVIWIDAHGDMNTHETTLTGNIHGMPLAASMGKGPDKLVNLFEHRVKVKDENVVHIAGRDLDPGEIELIKNSKLKAFTMDKIKENGIDSIIKESLDYLRDKVDAIHVSFDIDSLDSSFVPGTGTPVADGLTVEEAKKLLSSIAASGMLVSLDLVELNPLLDNNDETAKLYMELLKAVFENYNSSVKAQLALG; translated from the coding sequence ATGGCATTGAACATTATAGGTATGCCTATAAATCATGGCACTGGTAAATTGGGCAGTAATTTAGGCCCCCAAAAATTTAGAGAGTTAAATATTCTGGATACATTAAAGGATATGGGATATGATGTCTGTGACCTTGGTGATATTGAGGTTGCAGAGGTTTGTGATGAAGATATACACAGATGTGACGAAAAGCTTAAATTTTATGATGTGGTTATAGATGCAAATACCAAGTTAGCCTTCAGGGTTTATGAATCTATTTCTAAGGGTAATTTCCCACTTATTTTGGGAGGTGACCATAGCCTTGGGCTTGGTAGTATTGCCGGCGTAAGTAAACACATAAAAAATATTGGCGTTATCTGGATTGATGCTCATGGAGATATGAACACTCATGAGACAACCTTGACCGGCAATATCCATGGTATGCCTTTAGCTGCATCTATGGGAAAGGGTCCGGATAAGTTAGTCAATCTGTTTGAGCATAGAGTTAAAGTAAAGGATGAAAATGTTGTTCACATTGCTGGTAGAGATTTAGATCCCGGCGAGATAGAATTAATTAAAAATTCAAAGCTCAAAGCTTTTACAATGGACAAGATAAAGGAAAATGGAATTGATAGTATTATAAAAGAAAGTCTTGACTACCTAAGGGACAAAGTAGATGCAATACATGTGAGCTTTGATATAGATTCCCTTGATTCCTCCTTTGTCCCTGGAACCGGTACACCGGTTGCCGATGGGCTGACAGTAGAAGAAGCTAAAAAGTTGCTTAGTTCTATTGCAGCATCCGGTATGTTAGTATCTTTAGACTTAGTTGAATTAAATCCCCTACTTGACAATAATGATGAGACTGCAAAGCTCTATATGGAACTATTAAAAGCAGTATTTGAAAATTACAACTCATCAGTAAAGGCACAATTAGCTTTAGGATAA